A single region of the Ctenopharyngodon idella isolate HZGC_01 chromosome 21, HZGC01, whole genome shotgun sequence genome encodes:
- the LOC127503152 gene encoding multidrug and toxin extrusion protein 1 encodes MGSITTVSQINGDSKQEKSDDAHSTSSSHVVCGGCRKKLRSLLPVNYKEEIVELLKLAGPVFISQLMIFLISFISTVFCGHLGKTELAGVALAIAVINVTGISIGSGLASACDTLISQTFGSNNLKRVGVILQRGILILLLACFPCWALLINTEPILLAVRQSPSVASLSQLYVKIFMPALPAAFMYTLQGRYLQNQGIIWPQVITGAAGNILNALINYIFLHLLDLGVAGSAAANTISQYSLAVFLYVYIRWKGLHKATWDGWSRDCLQEWGAFIRLAFPSMLMLCVEWWTYEIGGFLAGLISEAELGAQSVVYELATIAYMFPLGFAVAASVRVGNALGAGNTEQAKLSAKVSLVCGLLVSCVVATIIGSTKDVIGYIFTTEEEIVLRVSEVMIMYGFFHLFDAIAGITGGIVRGAGKQLLGALCNIVGYYFVGFPIGVSLMFALSMGIIGLWIGFFGCVFLQSLFFIILICKLDWKKATQEALIRAGVQDPETRDESYAMENKGCTEEVPEESLHPEEGQTDANTDLEGLGKGEGGITDAGTKVIVGVVLTTRQLVVRRGLAVFFMLLILAGGIVLNEVLTGILR; translated from the exons ATGGGCAGTATTACCACAGTGAGTCAGATTAACGGAGACTCAAAACAGGAGAAAAGTGATGATGCTCACTCAACATCGAGTTCACATGTTGTTTGTGGAGGCTGTCGAAAGAAACTTCGGAGTTTGTTACCAGTGAATTATAAAGAAGAAATTGTAGAGCTGCTAAAACTGGCTGGACCAGTG TTTATATCTCAGCTGATGATTTTTCTGATCAGCTTCATCAGCACTGTGTTCTGTGGACACTTGGGGAAAACTGAACTGGCCGGTGTGGCTCTGGCTATTGCT gttattaatgtgaCCGGCATCTCCATCGGCTCTGGATTGGCGTCTGCATGCGATACACTCATCTCTCAG ACGTTTGGGAGTAATAATCTGAAACGGGTGGGTGTGATACTGCAGAGAGGGATTCTCATCCTCCTGTTGGCCTGTTTCCCCTGCTGGGCGCTGCTCATCAACACAGAGCCAATCCTGCTGGCTGTCCGGCAGAGTCCCAGTGTGGCCAG TCTGTCACAACtctatgtaaaaatatttatgccTGCTCTGCCT gcTGCGTTTATGTATACGCTACAGGGAAGGTATCTTCAAAATCAG ggTATTATTTGGCCTCAGGTCATCACAGGAGCAGCAGGGAACATCCTCAATGCTTTAATAAACTACATCTTCCTTCATCTGCTTGATCTTGGTGTTGC TGGATCTGCTGCTGCAAACACCATTTCCCAGTATTCCTTGGCTGTGTTTCTCTATGTCTACATCCGCTGGAAGGGCCTGCATAAAGCCACCTGGGATG GTTGGTCTCGTGACTGTCTGCAGGAATGGGGTGCCTTCATTCGCTTGGCTTTTCCCAGCATGCTCATGCTTTGTGTGGAGTGGTGGACATATGAGATTGGTGGATTCCTGGCAG GGCTCATCAGTGAGGCTGAGCTGGGAGCCCAGTCTGTTGTGTATGAGCTGGCCACTATTGCATATATG TTTCCACTGGGATTTGCAGTGGCGGCCAGTGTGAGGGTGGGAAATGCTCTTGGAGCTGGAAACACAGAACAAGCCAAGCTGTCTGCCAAAGTGTCTTTAGTCTGTGGAC TACTTGTTTCTTGTGTGGTTGCAACCATTATTGGAAGTACCAAAGATGTTATTGGATACATATTTACCACAGAAGA agaAATAGTGCTCAGAGTATCAGAGGTCATGATCATGTATGGCTTCTTTCATCTATTTGACGCCATTGCG GGCATTACAGGTGGCATTGTCAGAGGTGCTGGAAAGCAGCTGCTTGGTGCTCTTTGTAATATTGTGGGATATTATTTTGTGGGATTCCCAATTGGAGTGTCACTGATGTTTGCTCTCAGCATGGGCATAATCG GTCTGTGGATTGGGTTTTTTGGGTGTGTCTTCCTACAGTCTTTGTTCTTCATCATCCTCATTTGCAAACTGGACTGGAAAAAAGCGACTCAAGAG GCCTTGATCAGGGCAGGTGTTCAAGACCCTGAGACCAGAGATGAATCTTATGCTATGGAAAATAAGGGCTGCACAGAAG AAGTGCCAGAAGAGTCCCTGCACCCTGAAGAAGGCCAGACAGATGCAAACACAGATCTGGAAGGACTCGGTAAAGGAGAAGGAGGAATAACAGACGCTGGCACAAAGGTCATAGTTGGAGTGGTTTTGACCACCAGACAGCTGGTTGTTCGTCGAGGACTTGCAGTTTTTTTCATGCTGCTTATACTAGCTGGAGGGATTGTGTTAAATGAGGTGCTCACTGGAATTCTCAGATGA